One Danio aesculapii chromosome 13, fDanAes4.1, whole genome shotgun sequence DNA window includes the following coding sequences:
- the ppm1aa gene encoding protein phosphatase 1A yields the protein MGAFLDKPKMEKHNAHGDGNSLRYGLSSMQGWRVEMEDAHTAVIGLPNSLDLWSFFAVYDGHAGSQVARYCCEHLLEHITSNPDFQGGGGGGGPAVEPSVDSVKSGIRTGFLQIDDHMRQISEKKHGGADRSGSTAVGVMISPRHIYFINCGDSRGLLSRGGAVHFFTQDHKPSNPLEKERIQNAGGSVMIQRVNGSLAVSRALGDFDYKCVHGKGPTEQLVSPEPEVCAIERSEAEDEFIVLACDGIWDVMANEELCDFVRSRLEVTDDLERVCNEIVDTCLYKGSRDNMSVVLVCFVSAPKVSPEAVKREAELDKYLESRVEEILKRQGEEGVPDLVHVMRTLASESIPNLPPGGELASKRSVIEAVYNKLNPYRNEDTDPDILFFRGFY from the exons ATGGGTGCATTTCTGGATAAGCCAAAGATGGAGAAACATAATGCTCATGGGGATGGCAACAGTCTTCGCTACGGCCTGAGCAGCATGCAGGGCTGGCGTGTTGAGATGGAAGATGCGCACACTGCTGTCATCGGCCTGCCCAACAGTCTGGACCTCTGGTCGTTCTTTGCTGTTTATGATGGCCACGCGGGATCACAGGTGGCACGTTACTGCTGCGAGCACCTTCTGGAGCACATCACCAGCAACCCTGACTTCCAGGGCGGAGGCGGAGGAGGGGGACCAGCCGTGGAGCCCAGTGTGGACAGCGTGAAATCGGGAATTCGCACTGGTTTCCTTCAGATCGACGATCACATGCGGCAGATTTCAGAAAAGAAGCATGGTGGAGCTGACCGCAGTGGCTCGACGGCTGTCGGAGTGATGATTTCACCTCGCCATATCTACTTTATCAACTGCGGAGACTCGCGCGGGTTGCTGAGCCGCGGAGGGGCGGTGCACTTCTTCACACAGGACCACAAACCCAGCAACCCCCTCGAGAAGGAAAGGATCCAGAACGCTGGAGGGTCTGTGATGATCCAACGTGTCAATGGGTCTCTGGCGGTGTCCAGGGCTCTGGGGGACTTTGACTATAAGTGTGTACATGGTAAGGGTCCCACGGAGCAGCTGGTGTCGCCGGAGCCCGAGGTCTGTGCTATCGAGCGGTCAGAGGCGGAGGATGAGTTTATTGTTCTCGCTTGCGATGGGATCTGGGATGTGATGGCCAATGAGGAGCTGTGCGATTTTGTTCGTTCACGACTTGAGGTGACCGACGATCTGGAGAGGGTCTGCAATGAGATTGTGGATACCTGCTTGTACAAG GGAAGTCGTGACAACATGAGCGTTGTGCTGGTGTGTTTCGTCAGTGCACCGAAGGTTTCCCCTGAAGCTGTTAAAAGGGAAGCGGAGCTTGATAAATACCTAGAGAGCCGAGTAGAAG AGATCCTGAAGAGGCAGGGAGAAGAAGGTGTGCCCGACCTGGTACATGTGATGCGCACGTTAGCATCTGAGAGCATCCCAAACCTACCCCCTGGAGGAGAACTGGCCAGCAA GCGGAGTGTAATTGAAGCAGTATACAACAAACTCAACCCATACAGGAACGAGGATACA